In Brachypodium distachyon strain Bd21 chromosome 2, Brachypodium_distachyon_v3.0, whole genome shotgun sequence, one genomic interval encodes:
- the LOC100828491 gene encoding protein root UVB sensitive 6 — translation MAPAMGLKRPAAAAATAAQTITLPPPDARVAVREAVRVAVREAEQPPTARVSAVQAPAAAVDGVLCLEEVDGRRWSYVVEGAASSAGKPGRVSARGRGGSAAPVGATFRAVPLQSPLPPVEEIMSFIRSYVVPEGFPDSVTPSYVPYMTWRALKHFFGGAMSVFTTRALLNSVGVSQSRATSGAVAINWILKDGAGRVGKMLFARQGKKFDYDLKQLRFSGDLLMELGAGIELATAAFPHLFLPLACMANVVKNVAAVTSTSTRTPIYKAYAKGENIGDVTAKGESVGNIADLLGTGMSILISKRNPSLVASFAFLSCGYLLSSYREVRSVVLNTLNTARFTVAVDSFIKTGHVPSLKEGNLEETIFNPPWRHQPVAIGSRFGEAFQEPASFVSTSPLFEDERYIVTYNPTKDKVYALLKDQAKPDDILKAAFHAHVLLHFINASHANLNARKHMNSNRGSYQYVNPNPLNMDFLPHIEESCKIVTSSYGIFKRKAREQGWIMSESLLNPGRARLCGVVPQ, via the exons ATGGCTCCGGCGATGGGGCTcaagcggccggcggcggcggcggcgacggcagcgcaGACCATCACCCTGCCCCCGCCGGACGCGCGGGTGGCCGTGCGGGAGGCGGTGCGCGTCGCcgtgcgggaggccgagcagcCGCCCACCGCGAGGGTGTCCGCGGTACAGGCGCCCGCGGCCGCGGTCGACGGGGTCCTGTGCCTCGAGGAGGTGGacgggaggcggtggagctACGTGGTGGAGGgcgccgcgtcctccgcggGGAAGCCCGGGAGGGTCAGCGCGAGGGGGCGAGGCGGGTCCGCCGCGCCCGTGGGCGCCACCTTCAGGGCCGTGCCGCTCCAGTCTCCGCTGCCGCCCGTCGAG GAAATTATGTCCTTCATAAGGTCATATGTTGTTCCTGAAGGTTTTCCAGATAGTGTCACTCCTTCATATGTCCCATACATGACATGGAGAGCACTGAAG CATTTCTTTGGTGGTGCAATGAGTGTATTTACAACAAGGGCCTTGTTAAACTCTGTAGGAGTTTCTCAAAGCAGGGCTACGTCCGGTGCCGTGGCTATTAACTGGATATTAAAG GATGGTGCTGGGCGTGTTGGAAAAATGCTTTTTGCACGTCAAGGGAAGAAATTTGACTATGACCTAAAGCAG CTCCGCTTTTCTGGCGATCTCTTGATGGAACTGGGAGCTGGGATAGAGTTAGCTACTGCAGCTTTCCCCCACCTTTTCCTACCGCTGGCTTGCATGGCTAATGTTGTTAAG AATGTTGCTGCTGTTACATCAACCTCAACCCGCACACCGATCTACAAGGCGTATGCAAAAGGAGAAAATATTGGAGATGTTACTGCTAAAGGAGAAAGTGTTGGGAACATCGCTGATCTG TTGGGAACTGGTATGAGCATTCTAATTTCAAAGAGAAATCCATCATTGGTGGCTTCATTTGCCTTCTTGTCTTGTGGATATCTCCTTAGTTCATATCGTGAG GTGAGATCTGTTGTGCTGAATACACTAAATACGGCAAGATTCACTGTGGCAGTGGATTCCTTTATAAAGACGG GGCATGTTCCTTCATTGAAAGAAGGAAACTTAGAGGAGACAATATTTAATCCGCCTTGGAGGCATCAGCCAGTTGCAATAG GATCAAGATTTGGAGAGGCATTTCAGGAACCTGCCTCGTTTGTTTCTACAAGTCCGCTGTTTGAG GATGAGAGGTACATTGTTACATATAACCCTACAAAGGACAAGGTTTATGCTTTGCTCAAGGACCAAGCTAAGCCAGATGACATTCTCAAAGCTGCTTTCCAC GCACATGTGTTGCTGCATTTTATTAATGCATCACATGCTAATCTTAATGCACGGAAGCACATGAACTCCAACCGAGGTTCATACCAGTATGTAAACCCAAACCCACTGAACATGGACTTTTTACCACACATTGAAGAATCTTGCAAGATTGTTACATCATCCTATGGAATATTCAAGAGGAAAGCAAGAGAACAG gGATGGATAATGTCAGAATCACTCCTTAACCCAGGCCGAGCTCGGTTGTGTGGAGTAGTACCACAATGA